The genomic stretch ATTTCCATTAAAGAATAGATTGCAAGCTGACTGAAAGTCGACATCCGCAGCTAATCGAGAAAATGGATCACGAAGCCAAATTGTATCCATGTCCTATATTGTATACAAACATTTggcaaactatttttttaacatttagcAAACTAGAAagccttttcaaaaaaaaacatttggcaaaatatattaaaaatgacaGAATTAATTCAGATTTAAGATATTCTTTTGAAGATAAATCGTTAGAGTGATCGAGATGAATCaaattaaaccaaactaaaatacTCTTAGATCAAAAACAAACCCAGATCtgctttattttgtttaaatatttttttttatttaaaaattatttatcatgtgttgacataatattattttttctcatCCAAAACCATACagataaatttctttttaaaataaaaaatggctTAACCATACTGATGTTGCCAAACCTAATcaaattagaaaattttaaatttttattggttttcaAACTGACTTTATACCGGAATGTCCATCTCCAAATAATTAAAGATACAAGCTTAGAGAGGTACCGTGAAAAGGAAGTTATATCCAAGCTTAAGCAAAGAACGCAAGAACTTGATTCGACGCCACATCATCTTGACATATTCTCCTACCATGTACCGCTTCTCGCCGGAGAAATCAACTCCGGCAGTCCTTAGCAAGATGCAACGGCGAGGCAAGACATCCAAGCACCGTGAGTACGATTTATCGTCCAAACACATCACCACGATGTGGGGTAGTAGCCTATTAGTTCCATTGCCTATTCGAAAGCTCTCAAGAAACACATCAAACGTCGAATTTGGCTCCGCCCAGGCCTGGTTCATCAATGTCACTATTACCGTCTTCTTGTCCTTCATCGATGCTTCCTTTAAGATTTCCTCCAAATTTTTCCTATCTTCTGCCTCAATCTATcaaccaaataaaaaatatagagtAATAAATATGGTTTGTTGAACTACTAACTTGTATCACAGTACTATATTTatgttcttattattttctgATGACCGGTTGAAATGCTAAAGTATCATTGCAATTGAATagtattctaaatttatatattagtaGTATTActaacttattttatttatatatctcgtcattaaaataaaaaatgagatACACtactaaaatattcatatagtATGATTTAGATAAGTGAATAGATTACTAACGCTATCAatgttgttgttttcttgtttGGCTGCCACCACTGGCACCACAGAGGCAGGAAAGTTTGGAACAAGTGATGCCGAATGGTAGACAACTGCATACAGAAAA from Raphanus sativus cultivar WK10039 unplaced genomic scaffold, ASM80110v3 Scaffold1143, whole genome shotgun sequence encodes the following:
- the LOC130503802 gene encoding uncharacterized protein At4g15970-like, translating into MLRQLQTKWREFKWAVSLLVLTVFLYAVVYHSASLVPNFPASVVPVVAAKQENNNIDSIEAEDRKNLEEILKEASMKDKKTVIVTLMNQAWAEPNSTFDVFLESFRIGNGTNRLLPHIVVMCLDDKSYSRCLDVLPRRCILLRTAGVDFSGEKRYMVGEYVKMMWRRIKFLRSLLKLGYNFLFTDMDTIWLRDPFSRLAADVDFQSACNLFFNGNFSDRQHNEVNGGFIFVTANHRTVKLYKYWYKSRLRFPGKHDQDVLNYIRSDKYIKKIGLDMRFIDTVDVGSFCQPNWDITKVSVLHGNCCIGQSNKVKDLRQSLEDWTIFFANGKREKKFRQPMNCRRSVGWRPQRNHKRRG